Proteins encoded in a region of the Phaenicophaeus curvirostris isolate KB17595 chromosome 1, BPBGC_Pcur_1.0, whole genome shotgun sequence genome:
- the KCNA5 gene encoding potassium voltage-gated channel subfamily A member 5, producing the protein MEIALLTLENGGATAIASGEDGAARRHRLSDGKERAPQPPALPPPQPRGAPGAEMGPPEEGGHRRGMAMAAAGEEEEEAAVNQGALHHQRVLINISGLRFETQLGTLNQFPDTLLGDPDKRIRYFDPLRNEYFFDRNRPSFDGILYFYQSGGKLRRPVNVSIDVFADEIRFYQLGEEAMERFREDEGFIKEEEKPLPHNEFQRQVWLIFEYPESSSSARAIAIVSVLVILISIITFCLETLPEFRDEREMPMPLPPQSGGLNGTTRDSSPMQPPSSLSDPFFIIETTCVIWFTFELLVRFFACPSKPEFSRNIMNIIDIVAIIPYFITLGTELAHEQQEPRAGSSNGGGGQQQAMSLAILRVIRLVRVFRIFKLSRHSKGLQILGQTLKASMRELGLLIFFLFIGVILFSSAVYFAEADDPESHFSSIPDAFWWAVVTMTTVGYGDMRPVTVGGKIVGSLCAIAGVLTIALPVPVIVSNFNYFYHRETDHEEQAVLKDEHSSAQGSAAGGDAKRRSSRNSLNKSVVHLENSEGFNNGTSSLEKTNIKAKSNTDLRKSLYALCLDTNRETDL; encoded by the coding sequence CGCAGCCCCGCGGGGCTCCCGGTGCGGAGATGGGGCCCCCGGAGGAAGGGGGGCACCGGCGGGGCATGGccatggcggcggcgggcgaggaggaggaggaggcggcggtgAACCAGGGCGCTCTGCACCACCAGCGGGTGCTGATCAACATCTCCGGGCTACGCTTCGAGACCCAGCTGGGCACCCTCAACCAGTTCCCGGACACGCTGCTGGGGGACCCAGATAAGCGCATCCGCTACTTCGACCCGCTTCGCAACGAGTACTTCTTCGATCGGAACCGACCCAGCTTTGACGGCATCCTCTACTTCTACCAGTCGGGGGGCAAGCTTCGGCGCCCCGTCAATGTGTCCATTGACGTTTTTGCAGACGAGATCCGCTTCTaccagctgggagaggaggccatggagcgCTTCCGGGAGGACGAGGGCTTCatcaaagaggaggagaagccaCTGCCCCACAATGAGTTCCAGCGCCAGGTCTGGCTGATCTTTGAGTATCCTGAGAGCTCCAGCTCGGCCAGGGCCATCGCCATCGTCTCCGTGCTGgtcatcctcatctccatcatcACCTTTTGCCTGGAGACTCTGCCAGAATTCAGAGATGAGAGGGAAATGCCCATGCCCCTGCCACCTCAAAGTGGAGGTTTGAATGGCACAACCAGGGACTCCTCACCCATGCAGCCACCCAGTAGCCTCTCTGATCCCTTCTTCATCATTGAGACCACTTGCGTGATCTGGTTCACCTTTGAGCTTCTTGTCCGCTTCTTCGCCTGCCCCAGCAAGCCTGAGTTCTCCCGCAACATCATGAATATCATCGACATCGTGGCCATCATCCCCTACTTCATCACCCTGGGCACTGAGCTGGCCCATGAGCAGCAGGAGCCTAGGGCTGGCAGCAGCAATGGGGGTGGGGGCCAGCAGCAAGCCATGTCCCTGGCCATCCTCAGAGTCATCCGCCTGGTCAGAGTCTTCAGGATCTTCAAGCTCTCCAGGCACTCCAAGGGTCTGCAGATCTTGGGACAGACTTTGAAAGCCAGCATGAGGGAGCTTGGCCTCctcatcttcttcctctttattGGAGTGatcctgttttccagtgctGTCTACTTTGCTGAGGCTGATGACCCTGAATCTCATTTCTCAAGCATCCCTGACGCTTTCTGGTGGGCAGTTGTAACCATGACCACTGTGGGCTATGGGGATATGCGACCTGTCACCGTGGGGGGCAAGATTGTGGGTTCCTTGTGTGCCATTGCAGGTGTGCTCACCATTGCCCTGCCTGTCCCTGTCATTGTATCAAACTTCAATTACTTCTACCACCGAGAGACTGATCATGAAGAACAAGCTGTCCTCAAGGATGAACACAGTAGTGCTCAGGGCAGCGCAGCTGGAGGAGATGCAAAGCGAAGATCCAGTAGAAACTCTCTGAACAAATCTGTTGTGCACTTGGAAAACAGTGAGGGGTTCAACAATGGCACCAGCTCCTTAGAGAAAACCAATATCAAAGCTAAAAGTAACACAGATCTCAGAAAATCCCTCTATGCTCTCTGTCTTGACACAAATAGGGAAACAGACCTGTAA